In Treponema rectale, a single genomic region encodes these proteins:
- a CDS encoding metallophosphoesterase family protein, translated as MKVKSAFAAACFLVLACCLFLSCNLGFYWFVFGEDVEDRAKEIIVIDSPDSVSETTGEKYSVLVVTDLHFGSERTDRDDEAFYEWFKKQLASDDESLKPRFMICLGDILDGGHKEEAEEYNNFADKLADLAEEAGIHGFTSYSIVGNHDLYNHGWSVWKKKVYPDTSFYVFNTKSDSQSQGMSWYFLDTGNGTLGKPQLDSLSETMENDTRPKIVSMHYPLYCGGIVQLCIQNSMERNLLMSLFARNNVKLVLEGHAHRTKHYDCGNFEEHLISSYLYSRAFTLLTVDEKSGSVVSHPDLEY; from the coding sequence TTGAAAGTTAAGAGTGCTTTTGCTGCAGCCTGTTTTCTTGTTCTTGCCTGCTGTCTGTTTTTATCCTGTAATCTGGGATTTTACTGGTTTGTTTTTGGAGAAGATGTAGAAGACAGGGCAAAAGAAATCATAGTCATTGATTCTCCAGATTCTGTTTCTGAAACTACCGGAGAAAAATACAGCGTACTTGTGGTTACAGACCTTCATTTCGGTTCAGAAAGGACAGACAGGGACGATGAAGCTTTTTATGAATGGTTTAAAAAGCAGCTTGCTTCTGATGACGAAAGCCTGAAACCCCGCTTTATGATTTGTCTTGGGGATATTCTTGACGGCGGACATAAAGAAGAGGCGGAAGAATACAATAATTTTGCGGATAAACTTGCGGACCTTGCAGAAGAGGCCGGAATACACGGTTTTACCTCTTATTCAATAGTAGGAAATCATGATCTTTACAATCACGGGTGGAGCGTGTGGAAAAAGAAGGTTTATCCTGATACTTCTTTTTATGTTTTCAATACAAAATCAGATTCTCAGTCTCAGGGAATGTCCTGGTATTTTCTTGATACCGGAAACGGAACTTTAGGAAAGCCTCAGCTGGATTCTCTTTCAGAGACGATGGAAAATGATACCAGACCTAAAATCGTAAGCATGCATTATCCCCTGTATTGCGGCGGAATAGTTCAATTGTGCATTCAGAATTCCATGGAAAGGAATTTACTTATGTCTCTGTTTGCTAGGAATAATGTAAAACTTGTTCTTGAAGGTCATGCCCACAGGACAAAGCATTATGACTGCGGGAATTTTGAAGAACATCTTATTTCTTCATATTTGTACAGCAGGGCATTTACCCTGCTGACGGTGGATGAAAAATCGGGCAGCGTTGTAAGCCACCCGGATTTAGAGTATTAG
- a CDS encoding carbon starvation CstA family protein → MTALLIIIAAIVLLLAGYIFYGSWLAKQWGIDPLKKTPAEEKTDGIDYVPAKPAVLMGHHFSSIAGAGPINGPIQAAVFGWVPVFLWCVLGGIFFGGLQDFGSLFASIRHDGKSVGEIIKDSMGKFAKKLFIIFALLVLILVIASFVNVVAGTFFTPFKKTVTVTSAQTSEAVTAVLKNAKTPFAGTCESDGKLVITVTGETKADAEAAAGKINSTLSAAGISSDVSANEASTGSLISTGSRTGNNQTTAMISILFIVLAVLYGILTNRCGVKTLPATLIGIVAIAAIIIFGLNFGLVLTRNTWIVIIGLYIAVASLIPVWIMLQPRDYLSSFLLYAMMAVALCGIVFAAFTGSARGVKFDLPAYTGWTQSIGNLFPALFITVACGACSGFHSLIASGTTSKQLDSEKNAKAIGYGSMLIESGLGIISLIAIGIVSSKFLIKNPETGMWAFAGSPATAFGNGIALMFGAETTTIYNTITALLTLAVSVFALTSLDSATRLSRFMFSELFLKDDEETWKDAKNPVRKILANPLVGTAFMVIIGCILGGLKLSAIWGLFGAANQLLAGIALLAVAAWLGQVGKNNKMFIIPMVFMLAATLTQLVFTIIKQTELIKKGAFSALDPAWGHYFQLFFAAAMAILAVILVAEGIKTFAKQLKKN, encoded by the coding sequence ATGACAGCATTATTAATCATTATTGCTGCTATCGTTCTGCTTCTTGCCGGCTACATTTTTTACGGAAGCTGGCTCGCAAAGCAATGGGGCATTGATCCCCTCAAAAAAACACCGGCTGAAGAAAAAACAGACGGTATTGACTACGTACCTGCAAAACCGGCAGTTCTTATGGGACACCACTTTTCTTCAATCGCAGGTGCAGGTCCTATCAACGGACCTATTCAGGCTGCAGTTTTCGGTTGGGTACCAGTATTCCTCTGGTGTGTTTTAGGAGGAATCTTCTTTGGCGGCCTTCAGGATTTCGGTTCTCTCTTTGCTTCCATAAGGCATGACGGAAAATCTGTTGGAGAAATCATAAAAGATTCAATGGGAAAATTTGCAAAGAAACTTTTCATAATCTTTGCACTTCTCGTACTTATTCTTGTAATAGCATCCTTTGTAAATGTAGTTGCAGGAACCTTCTTTACACCGTTCAAAAAGACAGTCACAGTAACTTCTGCCCAGACGTCAGAAGCTGTAACAGCCGTACTTAAAAATGCAAAAACTCCTTTTGCAGGAACCTGTGAATCAGACGGTAAACTTGTAATTACAGTTACCGGAGAAACAAAAGCTGATGCAGAAGCTGCTGCCGGAAAAATAAACAGCACCCTTTCTGCTGCAGGAATTTCTTCCGACGTTTCAGCAAATGAAGCTTCTACAGGAAGTTTAATTTCTACCGGAAGCCGTACCGGCAATAATCAGACAACAGCAATGATTTCTATCCTGTTTATTGTTCTTGCCGTACTCTACGGAATTCTTACAAACCGCTGCGGAGTTAAAACTCTTCCGGCTACCCTCATCGGAATTGTCGCAATTGCTGCAATAATCATATTCGGACTTAATTTCGGTCTTGTCCTTACCCGCAATACCTGGATTGTCATTATCGGACTTTATATAGCCGTAGCTTCACTTATTCCGGTATGGATCATGCTTCAGCCTAGAGATTACCTCTCAAGCTTCCTTCTGTATGCAATGATGGCCGTAGCCCTCTGCGGAATCGTATTTGCAGCCTTTACAGGAAGTGCAAGGGGAGTTAAATTCGATCTTCCTGCATACACAGGCTGGACTCAGAGCATCGGAAACCTTTTCCCTGCCCTCTTCATCACAGTTGCCTGCGGTGCATGTTCAGGCTTCCATTCCCTTATTGCTTCCGGAACTACATCAAAGCAGCTTGATTCAGAAAAAAATGCAAAGGCAATCGGTTACGGTTCAATGCTTATTGAATCAGGACTGGGAATCATATCTTTAATTGCAATCGGTATTGTTTCTTCAAAATTCCTTATTAAAAACCCGGAAACAGGAATGTGGGCTTTTGCAGGTTCTCCGGCTACAGCCTTCGGAAACGGTATTGCCCTTATGTTCGGTGCAGAAACAACAACCATCTACAACACCATCACGGCTCTTCTTACTCTTGCAGTTTCTGTATTTGCCCTTACATCCCTTGACTCAGCTACACGCTTAAGCCGCTTCATGTTCAGTGAACTTTTCCTTAAAGATGATGAAGAAACCTGGAAAGATGCAAAAAATCCTGTACGCAAAATCCTTGCAAATCCTCTCGTAGGAACAGCATTCATGGTTATTATTGGATGTATTCTCGGCGGTCTTAAACTTTCTGCAATCTGGGGTCTCTTTGGAGCAGCAAACCAGCTCCTTGCAGGAATTGCCCTCCTTGCAGTAGCAGCATGGCTCGGTCAGGTTGGAAAAAACAACAAAATGTTCATCATACCTATGGTATTCATGCTTGCAGCAACCCTCACACAGCTTGTATTTACAATCATCAAGCAGACCGAACTTATTAAAAAAGGTGCTTTCTCAGCCCTTGATCCTGCATGGGGTCACTACTTCCAGCTGTTCTTTGCAGCAGCAATGGCAATCCTTGCAGTAATTCTCGTTGCAGAAGGAATCAAAACTTTTGCAAAACAGTTAAAAAAGAACTAA